Proteins encoded together in one Telopea speciosissima isolate NSW1024214 ecotype Mountain lineage chromosome 4, Tspe_v1, whole genome shotgun sequence window:
- the LOC122658220 gene encoding uncharacterized protein LOC122658220, with product MTTLAMSGRFTMSVQKSPPANGQTPEALAPIYKKCIAFTTPQNYAERLSHLLQLSGAEPIWSPTVVVEPTPRTRASIRNFLLSSPSQGDNDASSLQDFSAIAFTSRTGILAFAESLTELENPPLAPTDRGFTVSALGKDAELLTEGFLAMLCEDPKRRIRVLVPPKATPASMVESLGTGHGRRILCPVPLVVGINEPPVIPDFLRALSSRDWIPVRVSAYETRWAGPKSAEVLLRRKERLDAIVFTSTGEVEGMLKSCRDLGFDDWGTVRKRWPGLVVAAHGPVTALGAERLGVGVDVVSSRFDSFEGIVEALALKWGAESAPVHDS from the coding sequence ATGACGACCCTGGCAATGAGTGGAAGGTTCACAATGTCCGTACAGAAATCGCCGCCTGCAAATGGACAAACTCCAGAAGCCCTAGCCCCAATCTATAAAAAATGCATCGCCTTCACGACGCCGCAAAACTACGCGGAGAGGTTATCTCACCTCCTGCAGCTCAGTGGTGCGGAGCCGATATGGTCTCCGACGGTTGTCGTCGAGCCCACCCCACGAACCAGAGCTTCCATCAGAaactttcttctctcttcaccgAGTCAAGGCGACAACGACGCATCCAGTCTCCAGGATTTCTCCGCTATCGCATTCACGTCCAGGACAGGAATCTTGGCGTTTGCAGAATCCTTAACTGAACTCGAAAATCCCCCATTAGCCCCAACCGACCGAGGCTTTACAGTCTCTGCTCTCGGGAAAGATGCCGAGCTTCTAACGGAAGGATTTCTCGCGATGCTCTGTGAGGACCCGAAgaggagaattagggttttagtacCACCGAAGGCAACACCGGCATCCATGGTTGAATCTCTTGGGACCGGACATGGACGGAGGATATTGTGCCCGGTTCCTCTTGTGGTTGGAATCAACGAACCGCCGGTGATCCCTGATTTTCTTCGAGCTCTATCTTCGAGGGACTGGATTCCGGTAAGGGTCTCGGCGTACGAAACGAGATGGGCTGGACCGAAGTCCGCGGAGGTTCTCTTGAGAAGGAAAGAGCGTCTGGATGCCATAGTGTTTACAAGTACGGGAGAAGTGGAGGGGATGTTGAAGAGTTGCAGAGACTTAGGGTTTGATGATTGGGGGACGGTAAGAAAAAGATGGCCGGGATTGGTTGTGGCAGCGCACGGGCCGGTTACTGCTTTAGGGGCAGAAAGATTGGGCGTCGGCGTTGATGTAGTGAGTTCGAGGTTTGATAGCTTTGAAGGAATTGTCGAAGCTCTTGCTCTGAAGTGGGGAGCTGAGTCAGCTCCGGTTCATGATTCTTAA